A region of Vigna radiata var. radiata cultivar VC1973A chromosome 10, Vradiata_ver6, whole genome shotgun sequence DNA encodes the following proteins:
- the LOC106776001 gene encoding uncharacterized protein LOC106776001 isoform X2, with protein sequence MQGWFSAPSGGEEEAKPSSSLLADWNSYASNQSSQDSSSLGLSFDLESAVRSANDTVSGTFSVNSSLSATPIITSAKLNWKNYFSWSSTVELWFLGQGHHDHLEQDISMVPDEEKSQWQKLDFQLCAVLWQSVEQEVLDILRPYKTCFSFWKRAQDIFANDVQRLFDATQRATSLKQVNHDMVSHVAKARAAVEELKNFFVADSLENLNKKLDKFYMVLILKSLHSDFDHVRDQVLAGDQIPSMDGLVTRLLRVPTLVKDENFSDATETFAMVTPRGRGGGRSNRGGRGGWSGRPQCSYCKRMGHTQDKCYSLHGFPDKADVSKSDNSESRISDEEYQEFLRYKSEKSSNLGQSSSMPNVSTARISQSVEGHSPWILDSGASDHISGTWYGSSDWRRT encoded by the exons ATGCAGGGGTGGTTCTCGGCACCGAGCGGTGGTGAGGAGGAGGCGAAGCCCTCGTCGTCGTTGCTTGCCGATTGGAACTCCTACGCCTCTAATCAATCCTCCCAGGACAGCTCCAGTTTGGGTCTTTCCTTCGATCTCGAATCCGCCGTCAGGTCGGCCAATGACACCGTTTCCGGCACCTTCAGCGT TAATTCCTCTTTATCTGCTACCCCTATCATTACATCTGCAAAACTgaattggaaaaattatttttcatggtCCTCTACTGTGGAATTGTGGTTTCTTGGTCAAGGACACCATGATCACCTTGAACAAGATATTTCTATGGTCCCAGATGAAGAAAAATCCCAGTGGCAGAAATTAGACTTTCAGTTATGTGCTGTTTTGTGGCAATCAGTTGAGCAAGAGGTTCTAGATATCTTGAGACCTTATAAgacatgcttttctttttggaAAAGGGCCCAAGATATTTTTGCTAATGATGTACAACGTCTTTTCGATGCAACCCAAAGAGCAACTTCTCTCAAACAAGTCAACCATGATATGGTTTCCCATGTTGCCAAAGCTCGGGCTGCGGTAGAAGAGTTAAAGAACTTCTTTGTAGCTGATTCATTAGAAAATCTCAACAAAAAGCTGGACAAGTTTTACATGGtcctaattttgaaaagtttgcaCTCTGATTTTGATCATGTACGTGATCAAGTTTTAGCTGGTGATCAAATCCCGTCGATGGATGGCTTAGTTACTCGACTCCTTCGAGTACCTACATTGGTAAAAGACGAGAATTTTAGTGATGCTACTGAAACATTCGCAATGGTGACACcgcgaggaagaggaggaggtaGGAGCAATCGTGGAGGACGTGGTGGTTGGAGTGGACGTCCTCAATGCTCATATTGTAAGAGAATGGGTCATACCCAAGATAAATGTTATTCCTTGCATGGCTTTCCAGACAAAGCTGATGTGTCTAAATCTGATAATTCAGAATCTAGAATTTCTGATGAAGAGTACCAAGAGTTTTTGAGGTACAAGTCTGAAAAATCTTCTAATCTTGGCCAATCCTCCTCAATGCCAAATGTGTCAACTGCCCGCATCTCTCAATCTGTGGAAGGTCATAGTCCATGGATTCTTGACTCAGGTGCCTCAGATCATATTTCTG GAACATGGTACGGGTCGTCTGATTGGAGAAGGACATAA
- the LOC106776001 gene encoding uncharacterized protein LOC106776001 isoform X1 translates to MMVPSLKHIQVLDCESCQLGKHVRSSYPKKYETRCNFAFSTIHSNIWGPSRVTFFGFNYFVTFIDEFSRCTWVYLMKERSELLAIFVSFFNEIKNQFGKTIKILRSNNAKEYFSAAFSSFLSSKGILHQSTCPHTPQQNGIAERKNRHLIETARSLMLNTNVPVHYWGDAVLTACFLINRMPSSSLENKVPHSVIFPNDPLFHVSPRIFGCTCFVHNVSPGLDKLSAKAIKCVFLGYSRLQKGYKCYCPSTKRYYMSADVTFFECTSFFLSFMEDRSSVQQMFPLPSCDPLVTPASLPQTPNANDIVPPPLLTYQCQTQSQTPNTEDPQDSDPPSSVSQPMDPSSSSPSLDSDNNWPIALRKGILSTHNPYLVYKFLSYHRLSPPYFSFVCSLSSIKVPNNVHETLGHPGWRQAMIDEMQALEHNGTWDLVPLPLGNDITEIAQLKNHLFNHFQTKDLGRLKSGTIKGRCYHFTKKICS, encoded by the exons atgatggttccAAGTCTCAAACACATTCAAGTCTTAGATTGCGAGTCTTGTCagttaggaaaacatgttagatcttcctATCCTAAAAAGTATGAGACACGTTGTAATTTTGCCTTTTCAACTATTCACTCTAATATTTGGGGACCAAGTCGTGTtactttttttggttttaattattttgtaaccttcattgatgaattttctcgatgtacttgggtttatttaatgaaagagaGATCTGAACTTTTGGCAATATTTGtgtctttttttaatgaaattaagaaccaATTTGGGAAGACAATTAAAATCCTCAGAAGTAATAATGCTAAGGAATACTTTTCTGCAgcattttcttcattcttatctTCCAAAGGAATTTTACACCAGTCAACATGTCCCcacactccacaacaaaatggcatTGCAGAGAGAAAGAATAGACATCTCATTGAAACTGCACGCTCCCTGATGTTGAATACTAATGTTCCTGTTCATTATTGGGGTGATGCAGTCCTTACTGCCTGTTTTCTGATCAATAGAATGCCTTCTTCCTCTCTTGAAAATAAAGTCCCTCACTCTGTAATTTTTCCGAATGACCCTCTTTTCCATGTCTCTCCTCGTATATTTGGGTGTACTTGTTTTGTTCATAATGTGTCTCCAGGTCTTGATAAACTCTCTGCAAAAGCTATTAAGTGTGTCTTTTTGGGATATTCTCGCCTTCAGAAAGGGTATAAATGTTATTGTCCCTCAACCAAGAGGTATTATATGTCTGCTgatgtcacattctttgaatGTACGTCTTTTTTCTTGTCCTTCATGGAGGATCGTTCATCTGTTCAACAAATGTTTCCTCTACCATCATGTGATCCCTTGGTTACTCCTGCTTCCTTACCTCAAACCCCAAATGCAAATGACATTGTTCCTCCACCTCTTCTCACATATCAGTGTCAGACACAATCTCAAACTCCAAACACTGAAGATCCTCAAGACTCAGATCCTCCTTCATCAGTTTCCCAACCCATGGATCCTTCATCCTCTTCACCCTCTCTTGACTCAGATAATAATTGGCCTATTGCCCTTCGGAAAGGTATTCTTTCTACTCATAATCCTTAtcttgtttataaatttttgagTTATCATCGTTTGTCTCCTCCATATTTCTCCTTTGTTTGTTCCTTATCTTCCATTAAGGTTCCTAATAATGTTCATGAGACACTTGGTCATCCTGGATGGCGACAAGCCATGATTGATGAAATGCAGGCACTTGAACACAATGGCACTTGGGACCTTGTTCCTCTTCCTCTTG gaaatgacATCACTGAAATTGCTCAATTAAAGAATCATTTGTTCAACcactttcaaaccaaagatctgGGTCGGCTAAAAAGTGGCACAATCAAAGGAAGGTGTTAtcatttcacaaagaaaatatgctcttga
- the LOC106776001 gene encoding uncharacterized protein LOC106776001 isoform X5 has protein sequence MQGWFSAPSGGEEEAKPSSSLLADWNSYASNQSSQDSSSLGLSFDLESAVRSANDTVSGTFSVVSKGVRDLPGNFQSATSNVPSGKALVYFGLLLASGVFFVFIAFTLFLPVMVVMPQKFAICFTLGCGFIIGSFFALKGPKNQLTHMMSRERLPFTLAFLGSMIGTIYVSMVLHSYILSVVFSVVQVLSLGYYSISYFPGGSAGMKFLTSALTSSIMKCFGR, from the exons ATGCAGGGGTGGTTCTCGGCACCGAGCGGTGGTGAGGAGGAGGCGAAGCCCTCGTCGTCGTTGCTTGCCGATTGGAACTCCTACGCCTCTAATCAATCCTCCCAGGACAGCTCCAGTTTGGGTCTTTCCTTCGATCTCGAATCCGCCGTCAGGTCGGCCAATGACACCGTTTCCGGCACCTTCAGCGT gGTTTCTAAAGGCGTGAGAGATCTACCTGGCAATTTTCAGTCTGCTACTAGTAATGTGCCTTCTGGCAAAGCACTTGTATATTTTGGTTTGCTTCTGGCAAGTGGAGTCTTCTTTGTTTTCATAGCATTTACATTATTCCTGCCCGTCATGGTGGTTATGCCCCAGAAGTTTGCTATATGCTTTACACTTGGCTGTGGATTTATTATTGGATCATTCTTTGCTCTCAAGGGTCCAAAAAACCAGCTTACTCACATGATGTCAAGGGAG aGGCTCCCTTTCACATTGGCTTTTCTAGGCAGTATGATTGGTACCATATATGTATCAATGGTGCTTCATAGCTACATCCTCTCTGTGGTATTCTCTGTAGTGCAG GTTCTCTCACTTGGCTATTATTCTATATCATACTTTCCTGGTGGATCTGCTGGAATGAAGTTTCTAACTTCTGCTCTTACCTCTTCAATAATGAAATGTTTTGGGCGGTGA
- the LOC106776001 gene encoding uncharacterized protein LOC106776001 isoform X4: MTLFSMSLLVYLGVLVLFIMCLQVLINSLQKLLSVSFWDILAFRKGINVIVPQPRGIICLLMSHSLNVRLFSCPSWRIVHLFNKCFLYHHVIPWLLLLPYLKPQMQMTLFLHLFSHISVRHNLKLQTLKILKTQILLHQFPNPWILHPLHPLLTQIIIGLLPFGKVPNNVHETLGHPGWRQAMIDEMQALEHNGTWDLVPLPLGNDITEIAQLKNHLFNHFQTKDLGRLKSGTIKGRCYHFTKKICS, translated from the exons ATGACCCTCTTTTCCATGTCTCTCCTCGTATATTTGGGTGTACTTGTTTTGTTCATAATGTGTCTCCAGGTCTTGATAAACTCTCTGCAAAAGCTATTAAGTGTGTCTTTTTGGGATATTCTCGCCTTCAGAAAGGGTATAAATGTTATTGTCCCTCAACCAAGAGGTATTATATGTCTGCTgatgtcacattctttgaatGTACGTCTTTTTTCTTGTCCTTCATGGAGGATCGTTCATCTGTTCAACAAATGTTTCCTCTACCATCATGTGATCCCTTGGTTACTCCTGCTTCCTTACCTCAAACCCCAAATGCAAATGACATTGTTCCTCCACCTCTTCTCACATATCAGTGTCAGACACAATCTCAAACTCCAAACACTGAAGATCCTCAAGACTCAGATCCTCCTTCATCAGTTTCCCAACCCATGGATCCTTCATCCTCTTCACCCTCTCTTGACTCAGATAATAATTGGCCTATTGCCCTTCGGAAAG GTTCCTAATAATGTTCATGAGACACTTGGTCATCCTGGATGGCGACAAGCCATGATTGATGAAATGCAGGCACTTGAACACAATGGCACTTGGGACCTTGTTCCTCTTCCTCTTG gaaatgacATCACTGAAATTGCTCAATTAAAGAATCATTTGTTCAACcactttcaaaccaaagatctgGGTCGGCTAAAAAGTGGCACAATCAAAGGAAGGTGTTAtcatttcacaaagaaaatatgctcttga
- the LOC106776001 gene encoding uncharacterized protein LOC106776001 isoform X3, with protein MQGWFSAPSGGEEEAKPSSSLLADWNSYASNQSSQDSSSLGLSFDLESAVRSANDTVSGTFSVNSSLSATPIITSAKLNWKNYFSWSSTVELWFLGQGHHDHLEQDISMVPDEEKSQWQKLDFQLCAVLWQSVEQEVLDILRPYKTCFSFWKRAQDIFANDVQRLFDATQRATSLKQVNHDMVSHVAKARAAVEELKNFFVADSLENLNKKLDKFYMVLILKSLHSDFDHVRDQVLAGDQIPSMDGLVTRLLRVPTLVKDENFSDATETFAMVTPRGRGGGRSNRGGRGGWSGRPQCSYCKRMGHTQDKCYSLHGFPDKADVSKSDNSESRISDEEYQEFLRYKSEKSSNLGQSSSMPNVSTARISQSVEGHSPWILDSGTWYGSSDWRRT; from the exons ATGCAGGGGTGGTTCTCGGCACCGAGCGGTGGTGAGGAGGAGGCGAAGCCCTCGTCGTCGTTGCTTGCCGATTGGAACTCCTACGCCTCTAATCAATCCTCCCAGGACAGCTCCAGTTTGGGTCTTTCCTTCGATCTCGAATCCGCCGTCAGGTCGGCCAATGACACCGTTTCCGGCACCTTCAGCGT TAATTCCTCTTTATCTGCTACCCCTATCATTACATCTGCAAAACTgaattggaaaaattatttttcatggtCCTCTACTGTGGAATTGTGGTTTCTTGGTCAAGGACACCATGATCACCTTGAACAAGATATTTCTATGGTCCCAGATGAAGAAAAATCCCAGTGGCAGAAATTAGACTTTCAGTTATGTGCTGTTTTGTGGCAATCAGTTGAGCAAGAGGTTCTAGATATCTTGAGACCTTATAAgacatgcttttctttttggaAAAGGGCCCAAGATATTTTTGCTAATGATGTACAACGTCTTTTCGATGCAACCCAAAGAGCAACTTCTCTCAAACAAGTCAACCATGATATGGTTTCCCATGTTGCCAAAGCTCGGGCTGCGGTAGAAGAGTTAAAGAACTTCTTTGTAGCTGATTCATTAGAAAATCTCAACAAAAAGCTGGACAAGTTTTACATGGtcctaattttgaaaagtttgcaCTCTGATTTTGATCATGTACGTGATCAAGTTTTAGCTGGTGATCAAATCCCGTCGATGGATGGCTTAGTTACTCGACTCCTTCGAGTACCTACATTGGTAAAAGACGAGAATTTTAGTGATGCTACTGAAACATTCGCAATGGTGACACcgcgaggaagaggaggaggtaGGAGCAATCGTGGAGGACGTGGTGGTTGGAGTGGACGTCCTCAATGCTCATATTGTAAGAGAATGGGTCATACCCAAGATAAATGTTATTCCTTGCATGGCTTTCCAGACAAAGCTGATGTGTCTAAATCTGATAATTCAGAATCTAGAATTTCTGATGAAGAGTACCAAGAGTTTTTGAGGTACAAGTCTGAAAAATCTTCTAATCTTGGCCAATCCTCCTCAATGCCAAATGTGTCAACTGCCCGCATCTCTCAATCTGTGGAAGGTCATAGTCCATGGATTCTTGACTCAG GAACATGGTACGGGTCGTCTGATTGGAGAAGGACATAA